The following proteins are co-located in the Myxococcus fulvus genome:
- a CDS encoding TonB-dependent receptor domain-containing protein produces the protein MLSPASFSRALVAALTLITTPALSRPNGQEPVAPAMVALGQTPSTPGGESTPSGTETQVVPPVTDPTAPPSEELRPAAPGMAPSPEGTTQSQTPPPSPAPNAPQSDTVQPDGSQAPATVQTPGAEEVPTEGIATDEAVTAEDEAMMAEASEPPAGFTGVYGKVVDETNQEGLIEATVKVVTGAQKQALTDLDGNYRLALPPGKYDLRVFYDVYQGRRITGVIVTQGKATKLDVALSADVGAVQEVVVEARADRRAEGALLQERKKAAAVSDAISAQEISRTPDSSASDAVKRVVSATVVDGRYVLLRGLGGRYTTTLLNGALLPSPEPDEPSVPLDLFPTSLLANLNVVKSYTADLPGSFGGGTLLIETNTYPSQFEFKPRITFGGDTESTFQGRNAQRGGGAMEFLGFPGNTRRLPAAIPTDHALGNGGESREELTRQWNSFNNVWNARRTTALPNMGLSASLGDTLRFENKRLGYLATINYGHRENTQRTQYTKAAYDLRGDFVSYDDAQTQLGTEVANLSGLASVGYQLNRDNELTLFSLYTRGTETRTTTSDGVDSLKGDLYQGSRLQFIVRQLSFNQLRGFHRIGLFGDSEVDWQANFSRVDRDEPDTRDSLYSDNLGNPSGGMSFPNQANSGERFFADLGETSFGGSLNVTVPFSDVRLKVGGLTQLSFRDFRARRFRYSIAPNSDVDRFLPPEVLFSSDYLGNGMRIQESTRPDSDAYDASLGIFAGYVTADVTPTEALRLVGGVRLESSRQELVALNQFTDVEASRNDVNYLDWLPSLNAIYALTPTVNLRAGYSYTLARPSFRELAPFSFYDFVRRRNISGNPDLVQTRIHNVDARVEWFAGENEVLAASAFYKRFQNPIERVINSVGSGDMNFENTPAANTYGLELEARASLGRVTPTLQPFKVGANLTLIQSEIDLGNVQGLQTNSKRPLQGQSPYVINVNLGYERQQSGTEVALLYNVYGRRIAEVGTDNLPDVYEQPFHRVDLAVTQKLTEATQLKLTASNLLNSRIKLQQGDIALVEFRPGLAFSASLGLSL, from the coding sequence GTGTTGTCTCCCGCAAGCTTTTCGCGCGCCCTCGTGGCGGCGCTCACCCTCATCACCACCCCCGCCCTCTCGCGGCCGAACGGCCAGGAGCCCGTCGCTCCCGCCATGGTGGCCCTCGGTCAAACCCCTTCCACCCCCGGCGGGGAGAGCACGCCGTCCGGGACGGAGACGCAGGTCGTCCCGCCCGTGACGGACCCCACCGCGCCCCCGTCCGAGGAGCTGCGCCCCGCCGCTCCCGGCATGGCGCCCTCGCCCGAGGGGACGACGCAATCACAGACACCTCCGCCCTCGCCCGCGCCGAACGCGCCGCAATCCGACACCGTGCAGCCTGACGGCTCGCAGGCTCCCGCCACCGTGCAGACGCCGGGCGCCGAGGAAGTCCCGACCGAGGGCATCGCGACCGACGAGGCCGTGACGGCCGAGGACGAGGCGATGATGGCCGAGGCCTCCGAGCCTCCCGCGGGCTTCACGGGCGTCTACGGCAAGGTCGTCGACGAGACGAACCAGGAGGGCCTCATCGAGGCCACCGTGAAGGTCGTCACGGGCGCGCAGAAGCAGGCGCTCACGGACCTGGACGGCAACTACCGACTCGCGCTGCCGCCCGGCAAGTACGACCTGCGCGTCTTCTACGACGTGTACCAGGGCCGCCGCATCACCGGCGTCATCGTCACCCAGGGCAAGGCGACCAAGCTCGACGTCGCGCTCAGCGCCGACGTGGGCGCCGTGCAGGAGGTCGTCGTCGAGGCCCGCGCGGACCGCCGCGCCGAGGGCGCCCTGCTCCAGGAACGCAAGAAGGCCGCCGCCGTCTCCGACGCCATCAGCGCCCAGGAAATCTCCCGCACCCCCGACTCCAGCGCCTCCGACGCCGTCAAGCGCGTGGTCAGCGCCACCGTCGTCGACGGCCGCTACGTCCTGCTGCGCGGCCTGGGCGGCCGCTACACCACCACCCTCCTCAACGGCGCGCTCCTGCCCAGCCCCGAGCCCGATGAGCCCAGCGTCCCGCTGGACCTCTTCCCCACGTCCCTGCTCGCCAACCTCAACGTGGTGAAGAGCTACACCGCCGACCTGCCCGGCTCCTTCGGCGGCGGCACGCTGCTCATCGAGACCAACACCTACCCCAGCCAGTTCGAGTTCAAGCCGCGCATCACCTTCGGCGGCGACACCGAGTCCACCTTCCAGGGCCGCAACGCCCAGCGCGGCGGCGGCGCCATGGAGTTCCTCGGCTTCCCCGGCAACACCCGCCGCCTGCCCGCCGCCATCCCCACCGACCACGCCCTGGGCAACGGCGGCGAGTCGCGCGAGGAGCTGACGCGCCAGTGGAACAGCTTCAACAACGTGTGGAACGCGCGCCGCACCACCGCCCTGCCGAACATGGGCCTGAGCGCGTCGCTCGGCGACACGCTGCGCTTCGAGAACAAGCGCCTGGGCTACCTGGCCACCATCAACTACGGCCACCGCGAGAACACCCAGCGCACCCAGTACACCAAGGCCGCGTACGACCTGCGCGGTGACTTCGTCAGCTACGATGACGCGCAGACGCAGCTGGGCACCGAGGTCGCCAACCTGAGCGGCCTGGCCAGCGTGGGCTACCAGCTGAACCGCGACAACGAGCTGACGCTGTTCAGCCTCTACACCCGCGGCACCGAGACGCGCACCACCACCAGCGACGGCGTGGACTCGCTCAAGGGCGACCTCTACCAGGGCAGCCGCCTGCAGTTCATCGTCCGGCAGCTGTCCTTCAACCAGCTGCGCGGCTTCCACCGCATCGGCCTGTTCGGCGACTCGGAGGTGGACTGGCAGGCCAACTTCTCCCGCGTGGACCGCGACGAGCCGGACACCCGCGACTCGCTCTACAGCGACAACCTGGGCAACCCCTCCGGCGGCATGTCCTTCCCCAACCAGGCCAACAGCGGCGAGCGCTTCTTCGCCGACCTGGGCGAGACGTCCTTCGGCGGCAGCCTCAACGTCACCGTGCCCTTCAGCGACGTGCGCCTGAAGGTGGGTGGCCTCACGCAGCTGTCCTTCCGCGACTTCCGCGCCCGCCGCTTCCGCTACAGCATCGCCCCCAACTCGGACGTGGACCGCTTCCTGCCGCCCGAGGTGCTCTTCAGCAGCGACTACCTGGGCAACGGCATGCGCATCCAGGAGAGCACCCGCCCGGACTCGGACGCGTATGACGCGTCGCTGGGCATCTTCGCCGGCTACGTCACCGCGGACGTGACCCCGACGGAGGCCCTGCGCCTGGTGGGCGGCGTGCGCCTGGAGAGCTCGCGCCAGGAGCTGGTCGCGCTCAACCAGTTCACCGACGTGGAGGCGTCCCGCAACGACGTCAACTACCTGGACTGGCTGCCCTCGCTCAACGCCATCTACGCGCTCACCCCCACGGTGAACCTGCGCGCCGGCTACAGCTACACGCTGGCGCGGCCGTCCTTCCGGGAGCTGGCGCCCTTCTCGTTCTACGACTTCGTGCGCCGCCGCAACATCTCCGGCAACCCGGACCTGGTGCAGACGCGCATCCACAACGTGGACGCCCGCGTCGAGTGGTTCGCCGGGGAGAACGAGGTCCTCGCCGCCAGCGCCTTCTACAAGCGCTTCCAGAACCCCATCGAGCGCGTCATCAACTCCGTGGGCTCCGGCGACATGAACTTCGAGAACACGCCGGCCGCCAACACCTACGGCCTGGAGCTGGAGGCGCGCGCGTCGCTGGGGCGCGTCACCCCCACGCTGCAGCCGTTCAAGGTGGGCGCCAACCTCACGCTCATCCAGTCGGAGATCGACCTGGGCAACGTGCAGGGCCTGCAGACCAACTCCAAGCGCCCGCTGCAGGGCCAGTCGCCCTACGTCATCAACGTCAACCTCGGGTACGAGCGGCAGCAGAGCGGCACGGAAGTGGCGCTGCTCTACAACGTGTATGGCCGCCGCATCGCCGAGGTGGGCACGGACAACCTGCCGGACGTCTACGAGCAGCCCTTCCACCGCGTGGACCTGGCCGTCACGCAGAAGCTCACCGAGGCGACGCAGCTGAAGCTGACCGCGTCCAACCTCCTCAACTCCCGCATCAAGTTGCAGCAGGGCGACATCGCCCTCGTCGAGTTCCGCCCGGGCCTCGCTTTCTCCGCGTCGCTGGGCCTCTCCCTGTAG
- a CDS encoding ExbD/TolR family protein produces the protein MAFDLGGAKGGLRPSMNVTPLVDVVLVLLIIFMVVTPLMTKQMWMTVPAKPDKPDTTPPPPDALPPVVLTVDRAGVLRINREEVPRDQVVTRLQRMLNARPDKIVFFDAGDDVPYGAAMEVLDLARGGNLTVGVLPDKLAD, from the coding sequence ATGGCATTCGACCTCGGTGGAGCCAAGGGCGGCCTTCGCCCCTCGATGAACGTGACGCCGCTGGTGGACGTGGTGCTCGTCCTCCTCATCATCTTCATGGTCGTCACGCCGCTGATGACCAAGCAGATGTGGATGACGGTGCCGGCCAAGCCGGACAAGCCGGACACCACGCCTCCGCCTCCGGACGCGCTGCCGCCGGTGGTGCTCACGGTGGACCGCGCGGGCGTCTTGCGCATCAACCGGGAAGAGGTGCCGAGGGACCAGGTGGTCACCCGGCTCCAGCGCATGCTCAACGCGCGCCCGGACAAAATCGTGTTCTTCGACGCGGGCGACGACGTGCCCTACGGCGCCGCCATGGAAGTGCTGGACCTCGCCCGGGGAGGCAATCTCACCGTGGGCGTGCTGCCTGACAAGCTCGCGGACTGA
- a CDS encoding ExbD/TolR family protein — MSARRSSLTPEMNVTPLVDVVLVLLIIFMVVTPQIESGASVELPAATNPDKENKELEPTTVSLATNGFFYLDRKELKKDALMAELKALREKKPDSPVVLKADRGVRYSEVRGLFKSMQEMGFPGINLQVVEKKGP; from the coding sequence ATGTCCGCCCGGCGTAGCAGCCTCACCCCGGAGATGAACGTCACGCCGCTGGTCGACGTGGTGCTCGTCCTCCTCATCATCTTCATGGTGGTGACGCCGCAAATCGAGTCGGGCGCGTCCGTGGAGCTGCCCGCCGCGACGAACCCGGACAAGGAGAACAAGGAGCTGGAGCCCACCACGGTGAGCCTGGCCACCAACGGGTTCTTCTACCTGGACCGCAAGGAGCTCAAGAAGGACGCGCTCATGGCGGAGCTCAAGGCGCTGCGCGAGAAGAAGCCGGACTCGCCCGTGGTGCTCAAGGCGGACCGCGGCGTGCGCTACTCCGAGGTGCGCGGGCTCTTCAAGAGCATGCAGGAGATGGGCTTTCCGGGCATCAACCTCCAGGTCGTCGAGAAGAAGGGCCCGTAG
- a CDS encoding MotA/TolQ/ExbB proton channel family protein, with protein MNFNLRDIYNHMGVFALGIAWTLMLFAVASLAVFFERLFVFFRSRSKSRVFAARAGQLLLQQQHEALVKEAEGTKGSHLAMLLGGGMKTFLAKSKLPAGKLGPVELTRRELVRINERVSADVRRGMSVLATVGSVAPFVGLLGTVVGIIEAFSGIAKEGSGGLGAVSAGIAEALVVTALGLLVAIPAVLMFNFLSTRADSLQLSLDAARSELMDHLEDMSTDKRPGANNGAVATGPETVARREGLDVRPA; from the coding sequence ATGAACTTCAATCTTCGGGACATCTACAACCACATGGGCGTGTTCGCCCTGGGCATCGCCTGGACGCTGATGCTCTTCGCCGTCGCGTCCCTGGCGGTGTTCTTCGAGCGTCTGTTCGTCTTCTTCCGTTCGCGCAGCAAGTCCCGCGTCTTCGCCGCCCGCGCCGGTCAGCTCCTCCTGCAGCAGCAGCACGAGGCGCTGGTGAAGGAGGCGGAAGGCACCAAGGGCAGCCACCTGGCCATGCTGCTCGGCGGTGGCATGAAGACCTTCCTCGCCAAGTCCAAGCTGCCCGCGGGCAAGCTGGGCCCGGTGGAGCTCACCCGCCGCGAGCTGGTGCGCATCAACGAGCGCGTCAGCGCGGACGTGCGGCGCGGGATGTCCGTGCTCGCCACGGTGGGCTCGGTGGCGCCGTTCGTCGGTCTGCTCGGCACCGTGGTCGGCATCATCGAGGCCTTCTCCGGCATCGCCAAGGAGGGCTCCGGCGGCCTGGGCGCGGTGTCCGCGGGTATCGCCGAGGCGCTCGTCGTCACGGCGCTGGGCCTGCTCGTCGCGATTCCGGCGGTGCTGATGTTCAACTTCCTGTCGACGCGCGCGGACTCGCTCCAGCTGTCGCTGGACGCGGCGCGCAGCGAGCTGATGGACCACCTGGAGGACATGTCCACGGACAAGCGCCCGGGCGCCAACAACGGCGCCGTGGCCACGGGCCCGGAGACGGTGGCGCGCCGGGAGGGGCTCGATGTCCGCCCGGCGTAG
- a CDS encoding energy transducer TonB, whose protein sequence is MFETFDSASDVASARRFALSTSASVAVFVLIGVVVVSAADKVREVIQEKKGTDVVFRPPPPPVVEVKPPPPPPPAPPPKARLPPKAAPPALAKAPPPAAPLVAPAAIVAPQAVPLEKPPEAATETVAAAPIAVGGTGALVPGGVVGGTGAGQGLAGGGGRAAPINLPESATPPEPLESNLIPEYPSDARSRGQEGMVILKGVVEVDGRVTQLKVMRGDEPFASAAMSAVRTWRFKPAVVEGRPTAVFRIFKVPFRLKS, encoded by the coding sequence ATGTTCGAAACGTTCGACAGCGCCTCCGATGTCGCCTCGGCGCGAAGGTTCGCGCTCTCCACTTCGGCGTCCGTCGCCGTCTTCGTGCTCATCGGCGTCGTGGTGGTCTCCGCCGCCGACAAGGTCCGTGAGGTCATCCAGGAGAAGAAGGGCACGGACGTCGTCTTCCGTCCGCCCCCGCCTCCCGTCGTCGAGGTGAAGCCGCCTCCTCCCCCGCCTCCCGCGCCGCCGCCCAAGGCCAGGCTGCCGCCCAAGGCCGCGCCGCCCGCGCTCGCCAAGGCGCCCCCTCCGGCCGCGCCCCTTGTCGCGCCCGCCGCCATCGTCGCCCCGCAGGCGGTGCCGCTCGAGAAGCCGCCCGAGGCCGCCACCGAGACCGTGGCCGCCGCGCCCATCGCCGTCGGTGGCACGGGCGCGCTGGTGCCCGGTGGCGTGGTGGGTGGCACGGGCGCGGGCCAAGGACTCGCGGGAGGTGGAGGCCGCGCGGCCCCCATCAACCTGCCCGAGTCGGCCACGCCGCCCGAGCCACTCGAGTCCAACCTCATCCCCGAATACCCCTCCGACGCCCGCTCACGCGGTCAGGAGGGCATGGTCATCCTCAAGGGCGTCGTCGAGGTGGATGGCCGCGTCACCCAGCTCAAGGTCATGCGCGGTGACGAGCCGTTCGCCAGCGCGGCGATGTCCGCGGTGCGCACGTGGCGCTTCAAGCCCGCCGTCGTCGAGGGCCGCCCCACGGCGGTCTTCCGCATCTTCAAGGTTCCTTTCCGTCTCAAGTCGTAG
- a CDS encoding glycosyltransferase family 87 protein — translation MTTSSQSASALSEPSSQTTYTTTRWARWLWWLVLAVLLVAAVAVGQHPRRGVDFRVYLTAAERFIEGSDLYRVSDGTMPFKYAPITAPLFIPFSLMPSRMAVALWNVGSILALIAVARLTRRAPHGAGEAPPWSWGPALATIALLPAFTFELFYGQVDVVMLLLVVVSALGAERGQVWRPGAAFAVAFLLKPPAALIGLFFLWRRHWKVIGATAVFGVLLCLPTLARYGWDGTLAQFQMWSETLARTTPPWVLSTNAQGLPTLFISLFYPGSLETPPGATITLAQLVALTVFLVAVAWARPGPADLLALCCLGVTLLSPLAWRANYVLAWPLVRAATEGRVRGNLTLIAVIAFIGTVFSDKGLGFDWSHDVMLMRPFALIYTALLIAALWQVRKQGSLSAMTPGDTLARLPRTLRGMRAS, via the coding sequence GTGACGACCTCGTCCCAGTCCGCGAGTGCGCTCAGCGAGCCCTCCAGCCAGACGACCTACACCACCACCCGGTGGGCCCGTTGGCTGTGGTGGCTGGTCCTCGCCGTGCTCCTCGTCGCCGCCGTCGCCGTGGGCCAGCACCCCCGCCGGGGCGTGGACTTCCGCGTCTACCTCACCGCGGCCGAGCGCTTCATCGAGGGCAGCGACCTCTACCGCGTCTCCGACGGCACCATGCCGTTCAAGTACGCGCCCATCACCGCGCCCCTCTTCATCCCCTTCTCCCTCATGCCCTCGCGCATGGCCGTGGCGCTGTGGAACGTGGGCTCCATCCTCGCGCTCATCGCCGTGGCCCGGCTCACCCGCCGCGCCCCCCACGGCGCCGGCGAGGCCCCACCCTGGTCCTGGGGACCCGCGCTCGCCACCATCGCCCTGCTCCCCGCCTTCACCTTCGAGCTGTTCTACGGCCAGGTCGACGTCGTCATGCTCCTGCTCGTCGTCGTCTCGGCCCTGGGCGCCGAGCGCGGGCAGGTGTGGCGCCCCGGCGCGGCCTTCGCCGTGGCCTTCCTGCTCAAGCCCCCCGCGGCCCTCATCGGCCTGTTCTTCCTCTGGCGCCGGCACTGGAAGGTCATCGGCGCCACCGCCGTCTTCGGCGTGCTCCTCTGCCTGCCCACCCTGGCGCGGTATGGCTGGGACGGCACGCTCGCCCAGTTCCAGATGTGGAGCGAGACGCTCGCGCGCACCACGCCGCCCTGGGTGCTCAGCACCAACGCGCAGGGACTGCCCACCCTGTTCATCTCCCTGTTCTACCCGGGCTCGCTGGAGACGCCCCCTGGCGCCACCATCACCCTGGCGCAGCTGGTCGCCCTCACCGTGTTCCTGGTGGCCGTGGCGTGGGCCCGGCCCGGCCCCGCGGACCTGCTGGCCCTGTGCTGCCTGGGCGTGACGCTCCTGTCACCGTTGGCGTGGCGGGCCAACTACGTGCTCGCGTGGCCCCTGGTGCGCGCGGCCACCGAGGGGCGCGTGCGCGGCAACCTCACCCTCATCGCGGTGATCGCCTTCATCGGCACCGTGTTCTCCGACAAGGGCCTGGGGTTCGACTGGTCGCACGACGTGATGCTGATGCGCCCCTTCGCCCTCATCTACACCGCGTTGCTGATCGCCGCGTTGTGGCAGGTGCGCAAGCAGGGCTCGCTGTCGGCCATGACGCCCGGTGACACCCTGGCCCGTCTGCCGCGCACCCTGCGTGGCATGCGGGCGTCGTGA
- a CDS encoding dihydrolipoyl dehydrogenase family protein — protein MAEVFDVVVIGGGPTGENAGARAAAAGMSVALVEHELLGGECSYWACIPSKALLRPGDALWMAKQVPGVRETLKGPLVASAVLEHRDAMVGYYKDDSQVKWAEGAKLKVVRGHGKLAGPRKVRVEAKDGSVRELEAKRAVVLATGSRPRIPDIPGLKEARPWDNREGTAARQVPQRLLVLGGGVVAVELAQAWRSLGAEVTLVERGKALLSRFESFVGEQVEHALREDGVKVVMGATVTNVSRPGGQGEVTVKLSTGEELRADALLVGMGRVPRTDELGLETVGLKPGETVQVDDQLRAKGVEGGWLYACGDVNGRNLLTHMGKYQARLVGDVIAGKKASAWADTKATPQVIFTHPQVASVGLTEAKAREKGLPVRTVQYDLGKVSGTSLLGEKLGGTAKLVVDEKRRVVLGATFTGPEVGEMLHAATIAVAGEVSLDTLWHAVPSFPTMSEVWLRLLEEYGL, from the coding sequence ATGGCGGAAGTCTTCGATGTGGTGGTGATTGGCGGTGGGCCCACGGGCGAGAACGCGGGAGCGCGAGCCGCCGCGGCCGGGATGTCGGTGGCCCTGGTGGAGCACGAGCTGCTCGGCGGTGAGTGCTCGTACTGGGCCTGCATCCCGAGCAAGGCGCTCCTGCGTCCTGGAGACGCGCTGTGGATGGCGAAGCAGGTGCCCGGCGTGCGGGAGACCCTCAAGGGTCCGCTGGTGGCCAGCGCGGTGCTCGAGCACCGCGACGCGATGGTCGGCTACTACAAGGACGACTCGCAGGTGAAGTGGGCGGAGGGCGCGAAGCTGAAGGTGGTGCGAGGTCACGGCAAGCTCGCGGGCCCGCGCAAGGTGCGTGTGGAGGCGAAGGACGGCAGCGTGCGCGAGCTGGAGGCGAAGCGCGCGGTGGTGCTGGCCACCGGCAGCCGGCCTCGCATCCCGGACATCCCGGGGCTGAAGGAGGCGCGGCCCTGGGACAACCGCGAGGGCACGGCGGCCAGGCAGGTGCCCCAGCGACTGTTGGTGTTGGGCGGCGGCGTGGTCGCGGTGGAGCTGGCGCAGGCGTGGCGCTCGCTGGGCGCGGAGGTGACGCTGGTGGAGCGCGGCAAGGCGCTCCTGTCCCGCTTCGAGTCCTTCGTGGGCGAGCAGGTGGAGCACGCGCTGCGCGAGGACGGCGTGAAGGTGGTGATGGGAGCCACCGTCACGAACGTGAGCCGGCCCGGAGGCCAGGGCGAGGTGACGGTGAAGCTGTCGACGGGCGAGGAGCTTCGCGCGGACGCGCTCCTGGTGGGCATGGGCCGCGTGCCCCGCACGGATGAGCTGGGGCTGGAGACGGTGGGCCTGAAGCCCGGCGAGACGGTGCAGGTGGATGACCAGCTTCGCGCGAAGGGTGTGGAGGGCGGGTGGCTCTATGCCTGCGGAGACGTGAACGGGCGAAACCTGCTGACACACATGGGCAAGTACCAGGCGCGCCTGGTGGGTGACGTCATCGCGGGGAAGAAGGCGAGCGCGTGGGCTGATACGAAGGCCACGCCGCAGGTCATCTTCACGCACCCGCAGGTGGCCAGCGTGGGGCTCACCGAGGCGAAGGCGCGCGAGAAGGGGCTGCCCGTGCGCACGGTGCAGTACGACCTGGGCAAGGTGTCGGGCACGTCGCTGCTCGGCGAGAAGCTGGGCGGCACCGCGAAGCTGGTGGTGGACGAGAAGCGGCGCGTCGTCCTGGGCGCGACCTTCACCGGCCCGGAGGTGGGCGAGATGCTGCACGCGGCGACCATCGCGGTCGCGGGGGAGGTGTCGCTCGACACGCTCTGGCACGCGGTGCCGTCGTTCCCCACGATGAGCGAGGTGTGGCTGCGGCTGCTCGAGGAGTACGGGCTGTAG
- a CDS encoding ribosome-binding factor A: MSSSRNRRSRAPRRREGASSSSSELLSAHHLRVQSSLSHEVAHLFRSELSDPCFEGLQLASFELTPDGRLIHIGYTLTPESEASPREVQDALARTHGYLRSLLAEHLNLKRIPRLRFTFIGVTEQGGAR, from the coding sequence ATGTCTTCTTCCAGGAATCGTCGTTCCCGCGCGCCGCGTCGGCGCGAGGGTGCTTCATCGTCGTCCTCTGAACTCCTCTCCGCGCACCACCTGCGCGTGCAGTCCTCGCTGTCCCACGAGGTGGCGCACCTCTTCCGCTCGGAGCTGTCGGACCCTTGCTTCGAGGGACTCCAGCTCGCGTCGTTCGAGCTGACGCCGGATGGTCGCCTCATCCACATCGGCTACACCCTCACGCCCGAATCCGAAGCCAGCCCCCGCGAGGTGCAGGACGCGCTGGCCAGGACCCACGGCTACCTGCGCTCGCTGCTCGCCGAGCACCTGAACCTCAAGCGCATCCCACGGCTGCGCTTCACGTTCATCGGTGTCACGGAGCAGGGAGGTGCGCGATGA
- a CDS encoding RtcB family protein, whose product MSPRVLPAEPGCVPILAWTRRLPPGAEAQLRLIASQPYVVEHVAAMPDLHVARRIAVGSVFATGHHIVPGALGGDLGCGVRAYRFAYPAALLGRDLLESLLARLSRVIPVGDATHRGKGLALPVELVSPPLSTQRLCREWERLAPRHLGTLGGGNHFVELDRDAGGDLWLLLHSGSRGVGATIADHHLRVATALGEGTLPGLSLHTPEGAACLADTQLACRFARVNRDVLAARALEVLSDVLGLTPDADATVDVHHNHVAPEEHFGRTLWVHRKGAVGLEAGQRGLIPGSMGTASYVVKGLGEPRSFRSCSHGAGRVLSRTEARARIRPAALEHALRRVVHDAGKADSLVEEAPAAYRDIAEVLQDEVDLVTPVRRLTPIAVLKG is encoded by the coding sequence ATGAGCCCGCGCGTCCTCCCCGCCGAGCCCGGGTGCGTGCCCATCCTCGCCTGGACACGCCGGCTGCCACCGGGCGCCGAGGCGCAGCTGCGCCTCATCGCCTCCCAGCCCTATGTCGTCGAGCACGTGGCCGCGATGCCGGACCTCCACGTGGCCCGGCGCATCGCGGTGGGCTCCGTGTTCGCCACCGGGCATCACATCGTGCCCGGCGCGCTCGGGGGCGATTTGGGCTGCGGCGTGCGCGCGTACCGCTTCGCGTATCCCGCCGCGCTGCTCGGTCGAGACCTGCTGGAGTCGTTGCTCGCGCGTCTGTCCCGGGTCATCCCGGTGGGAGACGCCACGCATCGGGGCAAGGGGCTCGCGCTGCCCGTCGAGCTGGTGTCACCCCCGCTCTCCACCCAGCGGCTGTGCCGCGAGTGGGAGCGACTGGCGCCCCGGCACCTGGGCACGCTCGGCGGAGGCAACCACTTCGTCGAGCTGGACCGGGACGCGGGCGGAGACCTCTGGCTGCTCCTGCACTCCGGCTCCCGGGGCGTGGGCGCCACCATCGCGGACCACCACCTCCGCGTCGCCACGGCGCTCGGGGAGGGCACGCTGCCGGGCCTGAGCCTGCACACCCCCGAGGGCGCCGCGTGCCTCGCGGACACCCAGCTGGCCTGCCGCTTCGCCCGGGTCAACCGCGACGTGCTCGCGGCCCGCGCGCTGGAGGTGCTGTCCGACGTGCTCGGCCTCACCCCCGACGCCGACGCCACCGTGGACGTCCACCACAACCACGTGGCCCCGGAGGAGCACTTCGGCCGCACGCTCTGGGTCCACCGCAAGGGCGCGGTGGGCCTGGAGGCCGGACAGCGCGGCCTCATCCCCGGCTCCATGGGCACCGCCTCCTATGTGGTGAAGGGCCTGGGCGAGCCCCGCTCGTTCCGTTCCTGCTCCCACGGCGCCGGACGTGTCCTCTCCCGGACGGAGGCGAGGGCCCGCATCCGTCCCGCCGCCCTGGAGCACGCCCTTCGCCGCGTGGTGCATGACGCCGGGAAGGCCGACTCCCTGGTGGAGGAGGCCCCCGCCGCCTACCGGGACATCGCCGAGGTGCTCCAGGACGAGGTCGACCTCGTCACCCCGGTGCGCCGGCTGACGCCCATCGCCGTCCTCAAGGGCTGA
- a CDS encoding non-proteolytic archaemetzincin-like protein, with protein MPQKTLLLVSVGSQTASLLKDLQDPLATQMGTASVVSKVVLTTPAYAFNKDRSQYHCNAIMKRLTPMMEPGQQLVLGVTDVDLFVPDSPFVFGEADRESRTAVVSVFRLRQGADGEHLRRRIQVEAIHQAGHLLGLSYCEDPRCVMFFAQTPQDCDRKQLSLCNQCRNELNKLNR; from the coding sequence ATGCCGCAGAAGACACTCCTGCTGGTCTCCGTGGGAAGCCAGACGGCTTCCCTGTTGAAAGACCTCCAGGACCCGTTGGCGACCCAGATGGGGACCGCCTCGGTGGTGTCGAAGGTCGTCCTCACCACGCCCGCCTACGCCTTCAACAAGGACCGGTCGCAGTACCACTGCAACGCCATCATGAAGCGGCTCACGCCGATGATGGAGCCGGGGCAGCAACTGGTGCTGGGGGTGACGGACGTGGACCTCTTCGTGCCGGACTCGCCGTTCGTCTTCGGTGAGGCGGACCGGGAGTCGCGCACGGCGGTAGTGAGCGTGTTCCGGCTGCGCCAGGGCGCGGACGGGGAGCACCTGCGCCGGCGCATCCAGGTGGAGGCCATCCACCAGGCCGGTCACCTGCTCGGGCTGTCCTACTGTGAGGACCCCCGGTGCGTGATGTTCTTCGCGCAGACGCCGCAGGACTGCGACCGCAAGCAGCTGTCGCTCTGCAACCAGTGTCGCAACGAACTCAACAAGCTCAACCGGTGA